The following are encoded together in the Ovis aries strain OAR_USU_Benz2616 breed Rambouillet chromosome X, ARS-UI_Ramb_v3.0, whole genome shotgun sequence genome:
- the TAF1 gene encoding transcription initiation factor TFIID subunit 1 isoform X21, whose translation MSDTDSDEDSAGGGPFSLTGFLFGNINGAGQLEGESVLDDECKKHLAGLGALGLGSLITELTANEELTGTDAALVNDEGWVRSTEDAVDYSDINEVAEDESRRYQQTMGSLQPLCHADYDEDDYDADCEDIDCKLMPPPPPPPGPVKKDKDQDAIAGVSEDGEGIILPSIIAPSSLASEKVDFSSSSDSESEMGPQEAAQTESEDGKLTLPLAGIMQHDATKLLPSVTELFPEFRPGKVLRFLRLFGPGKNVPSVWRSARRKRKKKHRELIQEEQIQETECSVDSEVNQKSLWNYDYAPPPPPEQCLSDDEITMMAPVESKFSQSTGDTDKVTDTKPRVAEWRYGPARLWYDMLGVPEDGSGFDYGFKLRKMEQEPVMKCRMTDVSNTEYRIPEESSGTDLLADENFLMVTQLHWEDDIIWDGEDVKHKGTKPQRASLAGWLPSSMTRNAMAYNVQQGFAATLDDDKPWYSIFPIDNEELVYGRWEDNIIWDAQAMPRFLEPPILTLDPNDENLILEIPDEKEEATSNSPSKESKKESSLKKSRILLGKTGVIKEEPQQNMSQPEVKDPWNLSNDEYYYPKQQGLRGTFGGNIIQHSIPAVELRQPFFPTHMGPIKLRQFHRPPLKKYSFGALSQPGPHSVQPLLKHIKKKAKMREQERQASGGGEMFFMRTPQDLTGKDGDLILAEYSEENGPLMMQVGMATKIKNYYKRKPGKDPGAPDCKYGETVYCHTSPFLGSLHPGQLLQAFENNLFRAPIYLHKMPETDFLIIRTRQGYYIRELVDIFVVGQQCPLFEVPGPNSKRANTHIRDFLQVFIYRLFWKSKDRPRRIRMEDIKKAFPSHSESSIRKRLKLCADFKRTGMDSNWWVLKSDFRLPTEEEIRAMVSPEQCCAYYSMIAAEQRLKDAGYGEKSFFAPEEENEEDFQMKIDDEVRTAPWNTTRAFIAAMKGKCLLEVTGVADPTGCGEGFSYVKIPNKPTQQKDDKEPQPVKKTVTGTDADLRRLSLKNAKQLLRKFGVPEEEIKKLSRWEVIDVVRTMSTEQARSGEGPMSKFARGSRFSVAEHQERYKEECQRIFDLQNKVLSSTEILSTDTDSSSAEDSDFEEMGKNIENMLQNKKTSSQLSREREEQERKELQRMILAGSAASGNNHRDDDTASVTSLNSSATGRCLKIYRTFRDEEGKEYVRCETVRKPAVIDAYVRIRTTKDEEFIRKFALFDEQHREEMRKERRRIQEQLRRLKRNQEKEKLKGPPEKKPKKMKERPDLKLKCGACGAIGHMRTNKFCPLYYQTNAPPSNPVAMTEEQEEELEKTVIHNDNEELIKVEGTKIVLGKQLIESADEVRRKSLVLKFPKQQLPPKKKRRVGTTVHCDYLNRPHKSIHRRRTDPMVTLSSILESIINDMRDLPNTYPFHTPVNAKVVKDYYKIITRPMDLQTLRENVRKRLYPSREEFREHLELIVKNSATYNGPKHSLTQISQSMLDLCDEKLKEKEDKLARLEKAINPLLDDDDQVAFSFILDNIVTQKMMAVPDSWPFHHPVNKKFVPDYYKVIVSPMDLETIRKNISKHKYQSRESFLDDVNLILANSVKYNVVMYGCES comes from the exons ATTATGATGAGGATGACTATGATGCTGATTGTGAAGACATTGATTGCAAGTTGatgcctcctccacctccacctccaggaCCAGTGAAAAAGGATAAGGACCAGGATGCAATTGCTGGTG TGtctgaagatggagaaggcatCATCTTGCCCTCCATCATTGCCCCTTCCTCTTTGGCCTCAGAGAAAGTGGACTTCAGTAGTTCCTCTGACTCAGAATCTGAGATGGGACCTCAGGAAGCAGCACAGACAGAATCTGAGGATGGAAAGCTGACCCTACCATTGGCTGGGATTATGCAGCACGATGCCACCAAGCTGTTGCCGAGTGTCACAGAACTTTTCCCAGAATTTCGTCCTGGGAAG GTGTTGCGCTTCCTACGTCTTTTTGGACCAGGAAAGAATGTCCCATCTGTTTGGCGCAGTGCtcggagaaagaggaagaagaaacacCGTGAACTGATACAGGAAGAGCAGATCCAGGAGACAGAGTGCTCAGTAGACTCAGAAGTCAACCAGAAATCTTTGTGGAACTATGACTatgccccaccaccacctccagagCAGTGCCTCTCTGATGATGAA atCACAATGATGGCACCTGTGGAATCCAAGTTTTCTCAGTCAACTGGAGATACAGATAAAGTGACAGACACCAAACCAAGAGTGGCTGAGTGGCGTTATGGGCCTGCTCGACTGTGGTATGATATGCTAGGTGTCCCTGAAGATGGCAGTGGGTTTGACTATGGCTTCAAACTAAGAAAGATGGAACAGGAACCTGTGATGAAATGTAGAATGACGGACGTAAGCAACACG GAATACAGGATACCAGAGGAAAGCAGTGGCACCGATCTTCTGGCTGATGAAAACTTCCTGATGGTGACACAGCTGCATTGGGAGGATGATATCATCTGGGATGGGGAGGATGTCAAACACAAAGGGACAAAACCACAGCGTGCTAGCCTGGCAGGCTGGCTTCCTTCCAGCATGACTAGGAATGCTATGGCTTACAATGTTCAACAAG GTTTTGCAGCAACACTGGATGATGACAAGCCTTGGTACTCCATTTTTCCCATTGACAATGAGGAACTGGTATATGGACGCTGGGAGGACAATATCATTTGGGATGCTCAGGCCATGCCCCGGTTCTTGGAGCCTCCTATTTTGACACTTGATCCCAATGATGAGAACCTCATTTTGG AAATTCCAGATGAGAAGGAAGAGGCTACTTCTAACTCTCCCTCCAAGGAGAGTAAGAAAGAATCATCTCTGAAGAAGAGTCGAATTCTGTTAGGGAAAACAGGAGTCATCAAGGAGGAACCACAGCAG AACATGTCTCAACCAGAAGTGAAAGATCCATGGAATCTCTCCAATGATGAATATTACTACCCTAAGCAACAAGGTCTTCGAGGCACCTTTGGAGGAAATATTATTCAG CATTCAATTCCTGCTGTGGAGTTACGGCAGCCCTTCTTTCCTACCCACATGGGGCCCATCAAACTCCGGCAGTTCCATCGCCCACCTCTGAAGAAGTACTCTTTTGGGGCACTATCTCAACCAGGTCCCCACTCAGTCCAGCCCTTGCTAAAGCACATCAAAAAGAAGGCAAAG atgagagaacaagagagGCAAGCTTCAGGTGGTGGAGAGATGTTTTTCATGCGCACACCTCAGGACCTCACAGGCAAAGATGGAGATCTTATTCTTGCAGAATATAGTGAGGAAAACGGACCATTAATGATGCAAGTTGGCATGGCAACCAAGATAAAAAACTACTATAAGCGA AAACCCGGAAAAGATCCTGGAGCCCCAGATTGTAAATATGGAGAAACTGTTTACTGCCATACATCTCCTTTTCTAGGCTCACTCCATCCTGGACAATTGCTGCAG gcGTTTGAGAACAACCTTTTTCGTGCTCCAATTTATCTTCATAAGATGCCAGAAACTGACTTCCTTATCATTCGCACAAGACAAGGTTACTATATTCGGGAATTAGTGGATATTTTTGTGGTTGGCCAGCAGTGCCCTTTGTTTGAAGTTCCTGGGCCCAACTCGAAAAGGGCCAATACTCATATTCGAGactttctccag GTTTTTATTTACCGCCTATTCTGGAAGAGTAAAGATCGCCCACGACGGATCCGAATGGAAGATATAAAAAAAGCCTTTCCTTCTCATTCAGAAAGCAGCATCCGGAAGAGGCTAAAGCTCTGCGCTGACTTCAAACGCACAG GCATGGATTCAAACTGGTGGGTGCTGAAGTCTGATTTTCGTTTACCAACTGAAGAGGAGATCAGGGCTATGGTGTCTCCAGAGCAGTGCTGTGCTTATTACAGCATGATAGCTGCAGAGCAGCGACTCAAG GATGCTGGCTATGGTGAGAAGTCCTTTTTTGCtccagaagaggaaaatgaggaaGATTTCCAGATGAAGATTGATGATGAG GTTCGCACTGCTCCTTGGAACACCACACGGGCTTTCATTGCTGCCATGAAGGGCAAGTGTCTCCTGGAGGTGACTGGGGTGGCAGATCCCACAGGATGTGGTGAAGGATTCTCCTATGTGAAGATTCCAAACAAACCAACACAGCAGAAG GATGATAAGGAGCCTCAGCCAGTGAAGAAGACAGTGACAGGAACAGACGCAGACCTCCGTCGCCTTTCACTGAAAAATGCCAAGCAACTTCTACGTAAATTTGGTGTGCCTGAGGAAGAG ATTAAGAAGTTGTCCCGCTGGGAAGTGATCGATGTAGTACGCACAATGTCAACAGAACAAGCCCGCTCTGGAGAGGGACCCATGAGTAAATTTGCCCGTGGATCAAGGTTTTCTGTGGCTGAGCATCAAGAGCGTTACAAAGAGGAATGTCAGCGCATCTTTGACCTGCAGAACAA gGTTTTGTCATCAACTGAAATCTTATCAACTGACACAGACAGCAGCTCAGCTGAAGACAGTGACTTTGAGGAAATGGGAAAAAACATAGAGAACATGTTGCAGAATAAGAAAACCAGCTCTCAGCTGTCACGTGAACGGGAGGAGCAGGAACGGAAGGAACTACAGAGGATGATACTGG CAGGCTCAGCAGCATCAGGAAACAATCACAGAGATGATGACACCGCTTCTGTGACAAGCCTTAATTCTTCTGCCACTGGCCGTTGTCTCAAGATTTATCGCACATTTCGAGATGAGGAGGGGAAAGAATATGTTCGCTGTGAGACGGTCCGAAAGCCAGCTGTCATTGATGCCTATGTGCGCATACGGACCACAAAAGACGAGGAATTTAT TCGAAAATTTGCCCTTTTTGATGAACAACATCGAGAAGAGATGCGAAAAGAACGGCGGAGGATTCAAGAGCAACTGAGGCGACTTAAGCGAAACCAAGAAAAGGAGAAGCTAAAGGGTCCTCCTGAGAagaagcccaaaaaaatgaaggagCGTCCTGACCTAAAA CTGAAATGTGGGGCTTGTGGTGCCATTGGGCACATGAGAACAAACAAATTCTGCCCTCTTTATTATCAAACAAATGCTCCCCCTTCCAACCCTGTTGCCATgacagaggagcaggaggaggagttgGAAAAGACAGTCATTCATAATGATAATGAGGAACTTATCAAGGTTGAAGGGACCAAGATTGTCCTAGGGAAACAGCTAATTGAGAG TGCAGATGAGGTTCGCAGAAAATCTTTGGTTCTCAAGTTCCCTAAGCAGCAACTTCCTCCCAAGAAGAAACGGCGAGTTGGAACTACTGTTCACTGTGACTATTTGAAT AGACCTCATAAGTCCATTCACCGGCGCCGGACAGACCCCATGGTGACATTGTCATCCATTTTGGAGTCTATCATCAATGACATGAGAGATCTTCCGAAT ACATACCCTTTCCACACTCCAGTCAATGCAAAGGTCGTAAAGGACTACTACAAGATCATCACCCGGCCAATGGACTTACAAACACTCCGTGAAAATGTGCGTAAACGCCTCTACCCATCTCGGGAAGAGTTCAGGGAGCATTTGGAGCTAATTGTGAAAAATAGTGCAACCTACAATG GGCCAAAGCACTCACTGACCCAGATCTCTCAATCAATGCTGGATCTCTGTGATGAAAAACTTAAAGAG AAAGAAGATAAATTGGCTCGTTTAGAGAAAGCAATCAACCCCTTGCTGGATGATGATGACCAAGtggcattttcttttattctggaCAACATTGTCACCCAGAAAATGATGGCAGTTCCAGAT TCTTGGCCGTTTCATCACCCAGTTAATAAGAAGTTTGTTCCAGATTATTACAAAGTAATTGTCAGTCCAATGGATTTAGAGACCATACGTAAA AATATCTCCAAGCACAAATATCAGAGTCGGGAGAGCTTTCTAGACGATGTCAACCTTATTCTGGCCAACAGTGTTAAATACAATG tggtcatgtatggatgcgagagttga
- the TAF1 gene encoding transcription initiation factor TFIID subunit 1 isoform X18, translating to MSDTDSDEDSAGGGPFSLTGFLFGNINGAGQLEGESVLDDECKKHLAGLGALGLGSLITELTANEELTGTDAALVNDEGWVRSTEDAVDYSDINEVAEDESRRYQQTMGSLQPLCHADYDEDDYDADCEDIDCKLMPPPPPPPGPVKKDKDQDAIAGVSEDGEGIILPSIIAPSSLASEKVDFSSSSDSESEMGPQEAAQTESEDGKLTLPLAGIMQHDATKLLPSVTELFPEFRPGKVLRFLRLFGPGKNVPSVWRSARRKRKKKHRELIQEEQIQETECSVDSEVNQKSLWNYDYAPPPPPEQCLSDDEITMMAPVESKFSQSTGDTDKVTDTKPRVAEWRYGPARLWYDMLGVPEDGSGFDYGFKLRKMEQEPVMKCRMTDVSNTEYRIPEESSGTDLLADENFLMVTQLHWEDDIIWDGEDVKHKGTKPQRASLAGWLPSSMTRNAMAYNVQQGFAATLDDDKPWYSIFPIDNEELVYGRWEDNIIWDAQAMPRFLEPPILTLDPNDENLILEIPDEKEEATSNSPSKESKKESSLKKSRILLGKTGVIKEEPQQNMSQPEVKDPWNLSNDEYYYPKQQGLRGTFGGNIIQHSIPAVELRQPFFPTHMGPIKLRQFHRPPLKKYSFGALSQPGPHSVQPLLKHIKKKAKMREQERQASGGGEMFFMRTPQDLTGKDGDLILAEYSEENGPLMMQVGMATKIKNYYKRKPGKDPGAPDCKYGETVYCHTSPFLGSLHPGQLLQAFENNLFRAPIYLHKMPETDFLIIRTRQGYYIRELVDIFVVGQQCPLFEVPGPNSKRANTHIRDFLQVFIYRLFWKSKDRPRRIRMEDIKKAFPSHSESSIRKRLKLCADFKRTGMDSNWWVLKSDFRLPTEEEIRAMVSPEQCCAYYSMIAAEQRLKDAGYGEKSFFAPEEENEEDFQMKIDDEVRTAPWNTTRAFIAAMKGKCLLEVTGVADPTGCGEGFSYVKIPNKPTQQKDDKEPQPVKKTVTGTDADLRRLSLKNAKQLLRKFGVPEEEIKKLSRWEVIDVVRTMSTEQARSGEGPMSKFARGSRFSVAEHQERYKEECQRIFDLQNKVLSSTEILSTDTDSSSAEDSDFEEMGKNIENMLQNKKTSSQLSREREEQERKELQRMILAAGSAASGNNHRDDDTASVTSLNSSATGRCLKIYRTFRDEEGKEYVRCETVRKPAVIDAYVRIRTTKDEEFIRKFALFDEQHREEMRKERRRIQEQLRRLKRNQEKEKLKGPPEKKPKKMKERPDLKLKCGACGAIGHMRTNKFCPLYYQTNAPPSNPVAMTEEQEEELEKTVIHNDNEELIKVEGTKIVLGKQLIESADEVRRKSLVLKFPKQQLPPKKKRRVGTTVHCDYLNRPHKSIHRRRTDPMVTLSSILESIINDMRDLPNTYPFHTPVNAKVVKDYYKIITRPMDLQTLRENVRKRLYPSREEFREHLELIVKNSATYNGPKHSLTQISQSMLDLCDEKLKEKEDKLARLEKAINPLLDDDDQVAFSFILDNIVTQKMMAVPDSWPFHHPVNKKFVPDYYKVIVSPMDLETIRKNISKHKYQSRESFLDDVNLILANSVKYNVFWLQWED from the exons ATTATGATGAGGATGACTATGATGCTGATTGTGAAGACATTGATTGCAAGTTGatgcctcctccacctccacctccaggaCCAGTGAAAAAGGATAAGGACCAGGATGCAATTGCTGGTG TGtctgaagatggagaaggcatCATCTTGCCCTCCATCATTGCCCCTTCCTCTTTGGCCTCAGAGAAAGTGGACTTCAGTAGTTCCTCTGACTCAGAATCTGAGATGGGACCTCAGGAAGCAGCACAGACAGAATCTGAGGATGGAAAGCTGACCCTACCATTGGCTGGGATTATGCAGCACGATGCCACCAAGCTGTTGCCGAGTGTCACAGAACTTTTCCCAGAATTTCGTCCTGGGAAG GTGTTGCGCTTCCTACGTCTTTTTGGACCAGGAAAGAATGTCCCATCTGTTTGGCGCAGTGCtcggagaaagaggaagaagaaacacCGTGAACTGATACAGGAAGAGCAGATCCAGGAGACAGAGTGCTCAGTAGACTCAGAAGTCAACCAGAAATCTTTGTGGAACTATGACTatgccccaccaccacctccagagCAGTGCCTCTCTGATGATGAA atCACAATGATGGCACCTGTGGAATCCAAGTTTTCTCAGTCAACTGGAGATACAGATAAAGTGACAGACACCAAACCAAGAGTGGCTGAGTGGCGTTATGGGCCTGCTCGACTGTGGTATGATATGCTAGGTGTCCCTGAAGATGGCAGTGGGTTTGACTATGGCTTCAAACTAAGAAAGATGGAACAGGAACCTGTGATGAAATGTAGAATGACGGACGTAAGCAACACG GAATACAGGATACCAGAGGAAAGCAGTGGCACCGATCTTCTGGCTGATGAAAACTTCCTGATGGTGACACAGCTGCATTGGGAGGATGATATCATCTGGGATGGGGAGGATGTCAAACACAAAGGGACAAAACCACAGCGTGCTAGCCTGGCAGGCTGGCTTCCTTCCAGCATGACTAGGAATGCTATGGCTTACAATGTTCAACAAG GTTTTGCAGCAACACTGGATGATGACAAGCCTTGGTACTCCATTTTTCCCATTGACAATGAGGAACTGGTATATGGACGCTGGGAGGACAATATCATTTGGGATGCTCAGGCCATGCCCCGGTTCTTGGAGCCTCCTATTTTGACACTTGATCCCAATGATGAGAACCTCATTTTGG AAATTCCAGATGAGAAGGAAGAGGCTACTTCTAACTCTCCCTCCAAGGAGAGTAAGAAAGAATCATCTCTGAAGAAGAGTCGAATTCTGTTAGGGAAAACAGGAGTCATCAAGGAGGAACCACAGCAG AACATGTCTCAACCAGAAGTGAAAGATCCATGGAATCTCTCCAATGATGAATATTACTACCCTAAGCAACAAGGTCTTCGAGGCACCTTTGGAGGAAATATTATTCAG CATTCAATTCCTGCTGTGGAGTTACGGCAGCCCTTCTTTCCTACCCACATGGGGCCCATCAAACTCCGGCAGTTCCATCGCCCACCTCTGAAGAAGTACTCTTTTGGGGCACTATCTCAACCAGGTCCCCACTCAGTCCAGCCCTTGCTAAAGCACATCAAAAAGAAGGCAAAG atgagagaacaagagagGCAAGCTTCAGGTGGTGGAGAGATGTTTTTCATGCGCACACCTCAGGACCTCACAGGCAAAGATGGAGATCTTATTCTTGCAGAATATAGTGAGGAAAACGGACCATTAATGATGCAAGTTGGCATGGCAACCAAGATAAAAAACTACTATAAGCGA AAACCCGGAAAAGATCCTGGAGCCCCAGATTGTAAATATGGAGAAACTGTTTACTGCCATACATCTCCTTTTCTAGGCTCACTCCATCCTGGACAATTGCTGCAG gcGTTTGAGAACAACCTTTTTCGTGCTCCAATTTATCTTCATAAGATGCCAGAAACTGACTTCCTTATCATTCGCACAAGACAAGGTTACTATATTCGGGAATTAGTGGATATTTTTGTGGTTGGCCAGCAGTGCCCTTTGTTTGAAGTTCCTGGGCCCAACTCGAAAAGGGCCAATACTCATATTCGAGactttctccag GTTTTTATTTACCGCCTATTCTGGAAGAGTAAAGATCGCCCACGACGGATCCGAATGGAAGATATAAAAAAAGCCTTTCCTTCTCATTCAGAAAGCAGCATCCGGAAGAGGCTAAAGCTCTGCGCTGACTTCAAACGCACAG GCATGGATTCAAACTGGTGGGTGCTGAAGTCTGATTTTCGTTTACCAACTGAAGAGGAGATCAGGGCTATGGTGTCTCCAGAGCAGTGCTGTGCTTATTACAGCATGATAGCTGCAGAGCAGCGACTCAAG GATGCTGGCTATGGTGAGAAGTCCTTTTTTGCtccagaagaggaaaatgaggaaGATTTCCAGATGAAGATTGATGATGAG GTTCGCACTGCTCCTTGGAACACCACACGGGCTTTCATTGCTGCCATGAAGGGCAAGTGTCTCCTGGAGGTGACTGGGGTGGCAGATCCCACAGGATGTGGTGAAGGATTCTCCTATGTGAAGATTCCAAACAAACCAACACAGCAGAAG GATGATAAGGAGCCTCAGCCAGTGAAGAAGACAGTGACAGGAACAGACGCAGACCTCCGTCGCCTTTCACTGAAAAATGCCAAGCAACTTCTACGTAAATTTGGTGTGCCTGAGGAAGAG ATTAAGAAGTTGTCCCGCTGGGAAGTGATCGATGTAGTACGCACAATGTCAACAGAACAAGCCCGCTCTGGAGAGGGACCCATGAGTAAATTTGCCCGTGGATCAAGGTTTTCTGTGGCTGAGCATCAAGAGCGTTACAAAGAGGAATGTCAGCGCATCTTTGACCTGCAGAACAA gGTTTTGTCATCAACTGAAATCTTATCAACTGACACAGACAGCAGCTCAGCTGAAGACAGTGACTTTGAGGAAATGGGAAAAAACATAGAGAACATGTTGCAGAATAAGAAAACCAGCTCTCAGCTGTCACGTGAACGGGAGGAGCAGGAACGGAAGGAACTACAGAGGATGATACTGG CAGCAGGCTCAGCAGCATCAGGAAACAATCACAGAGATGATGACACCGCTTCTGTGACAAGCCTTAATTCTTCTGCCACTGGCCGTTGTCTCAAGATTTATCGCACATTTCGAGATGAGGAGGGGAAAGAATATGTTCGCTGTGAGACGGTCCGAAAGCCAGCTGTCATTGATGCCTATGTGCGCATACGGACCACAAAAGACGAGGAATTTAT TCGAAAATTTGCCCTTTTTGATGAACAACATCGAGAAGAGATGCGAAAAGAACGGCGGAGGATTCAAGAGCAACTGAGGCGACTTAAGCGAAACCAAGAAAAGGAGAAGCTAAAGGGTCCTCCTGAGAagaagcccaaaaaaatgaaggagCGTCCTGACCTAAAA CTGAAATGTGGGGCTTGTGGTGCCATTGGGCACATGAGAACAAACAAATTCTGCCCTCTTTATTATCAAACAAATGCTCCCCCTTCCAACCCTGTTGCCATgacagaggagcaggaggaggagttgGAAAAGACAGTCATTCATAATGATAATGAGGAACTTATCAAGGTTGAAGGGACCAAGATTGTCCTAGGGAAACAGCTAATTGAGAG TGCAGATGAGGTTCGCAGAAAATCTTTGGTTCTCAAGTTCCCTAAGCAGCAACTTCCTCCCAAGAAGAAACGGCGAGTTGGAACTACTGTTCACTGTGACTATTTGAAT AGACCTCATAAGTCCATTCACCGGCGCCGGACAGACCCCATGGTGACATTGTCATCCATTTTGGAGTCTATCATCAATGACATGAGAGATCTTCCGAAT ACATACCCTTTCCACACTCCAGTCAATGCAAAGGTCGTAAAGGACTACTACAAGATCATCACCCGGCCAATGGACTTACAAACACTCCGTGAAAATGTGCGTAAACGCCTCTACCCATCTCGGGAAGAGTTCAGGGAGCATTTGGAGCTAATTGTGAAAAATAGTGCAACCTACAATG GGCCAAAGCACTCACTGACCCAGATCTCTCAATCAATGCTGGATCTCTGTGATGAAAAACTTAAAGAG AAAGAAGATAAATTGGCTCGTTTAGAGAAAGCAATCAACCCCTTGCTGGATGATGATGACCAAGtggcattttcttttattctggaCAACATTGTCACCCAGAAAATGATGGCAGTTCCAGAT TCTTGGCCGTTTCATCACCCAGTTAATAAGAAGTTTGTTCCAGATTATTACAAAGTAATTGTCAGTCCAATGGATTTAGAGACCATACGTAAA AATATCTCCAAGCACAAATATCAGAGTCGGGAGAGCTTTCTAGACGATGTCAACCTTATTCTGGCCAACAGTGTTAAATACAATG ttttctggTTACAGTGGGAAGACTAA